Proteins from a genomic interval of Vicia villosa cultivar HV-30 ecotype Madison, WI unplaced genomic scaffold, Vvil1.0 ctg.000577F_1_1, whole genome shotgun sequence:
- the LOC131629517 gene encoding uncharacterized protein LOC131629517, translated as MAINAIMDVVYVHDVRDLSIPLPVIKKKLLQASLFPGCDVGCYYCASQLNGCENLKRGIQGWIDCCTIMFEKIPSIESLCEGFSRGLKIEDVSVISKAPLRIPTKGPIKITTEPRVAPLIITKPGPIPYSSDKAVPWNYGADVYINDVKQEPLTDKMAEIINPDVGNIAGNSKVTRSGRIFSPEISPNVVCPPPVPAPNPATDVRGKGPMLEPVPVEVTTEDPSQKEMDEILKIIRKSDYDVIERLGHTASKISMLSLLTCSEAHAKALMRFLKAAHVPQEISVNQFENCIASLTTDNYLGFFDAELIPAGKNHNKAFHISIEYRGTTMAHVLVDNGSSLNVLPKMVLDKLNPEGIMLKPSDVIVKAFDGSKSMVYGEVELPIRVGSHTFDTVFYVMDIHPSYSCLLGRPWIHGANATTSTLHQKLKYPVKGKIVTVHGEEEYAVSYVNESRYVEVDGEFIETPCQTFELIPQAVSAAKHVPTIPKVTRIPPTMASLKDAKVVVEEGGCTIWGQLIDVPYKSYKRGLGCTTGNQKDNHHTHYGGLMSHFTSKGVNAIEEGESNCNLDKWIFHTSDKGLDNWKAEDVVSISFSRE; from the coding sequence ctcaatggttgtgagaatctgaagaGAGGTATTCAAGGCTGGATAGATTGTTGCACTATCATGTTTGAAAAGATTCCTTCCATAGAAAgtttgtgcgaaggtttctcccgtggtttgaagattgaagacgtGTCAGTGATTTCCAAGGCTCCTTTGAGAATTCCTACCAAGGGTCCCATCAAGATTACTACTGAACCTCGTGTGGCCCCCCTAATCATCACTAAGCCTGGGCCGATCCCATATTCCTCCGACAAGGCTGTTCCATGGAATTATGGTGCTGATGTCTATATTAATGATGTAAAACAGGAACCTTTAACCGATAAGATGGCTGAAATCATTAATCCTGACGTCGGTAATATTGCAGGGAATAGTAAagttacaagaagtggaagaattTTCTCCccggaaatttctccaaatgttgtaTGTCCACCTCCTGTTCCTGCTCCCAATCCAGCTACTGATGTCAGAGGCAAAGGGCCAATGCTCGAACCTGTCCCTGTTGAAGTTACTACCGAAGACCCTTCCCAGAAAGAGATGGATGAGATCCTGAAGATTATCCGTAAGAGTGACTATGATGTTATTGAACGATTGGGGCATACTGCCTCTAAAATTTCCATGCTATCACTATTAACTTGTTCTGAGGCCCATGCAAAGGCTTTGATGAGGTTCctaaaagctgcacatgtaccacaagagatttctgtcaacCAGttcgagaattgtattgcaagCCTGACGACAGACAATTATCTTGGGTTTTTTGATGCTGAGTTGATTCccgctggaaagaatcacaataaggCCTTTCACATCTCCATTGAATACAGGGGAACCACTATGGCCCATGTACTAGTTGATAATGGTTCATCTCTGAACGTACTACCCAAGATGGTGCTGGACAAACTCAACCCTGAAGGGATCATGTTGAAACCTAGCGACGTGATAGTAAAAGCTTTTGATGGCTCGAAGAGTATGGTATACGGAGAAGTGGAGCTTCCAATCAGAGTAGGTTCCCATACTTTTGacactgtgttctatgtgatggacatcCATCCTTCTTATTCATGTCTGCTTGGGCGCccatggatacatggggcaaatgctacGACTTCAACCCTGCATCAGAAGCTAAAATACCCGGtgaaaggaaagattgtcactgTGCACGGAGAGGAAGAATATGCGGTGAGTTACGTAAATGAGTCCAGGTATGTTGAGGTGGATGGTGAATTTATTGAAACTCCTTGCCAAACATTTGAATTGATCCCTCAGGCTGTCTCCGCTGCTAAACATGTTCCCACTATTCCCAAAGTCACCAGAATTCctccaacaatggcttctctgaagGATGCTAAGGTTGTggtcgaagaaggtggttgcactatTTGGGGCCAACTTATTGATGTTCCTTACAAATCGTACAAGCGTGGTTTAGGTTGTACTACCGGAAATCAGAAGGATAATCATCACACACATTATGGTGGTTTAATGTCTCATTTCACCAGCAAAGGGGTCAATGCTATAGAAGAAGGCGAGAGCAATTGCAATTTGGACAAGTGGATCTTCCATACTTCTGACAAAGGTCTGGACAACTGGAAGGCTGAAGACGTTGTCTCCATCTCCTTTAGCCGAGAGTAA